From one Gracilibacillus salinarum genomic stretch:
- a CDS encoding NAD(P)/FAD-dependent oxidoreductase: protein MGQNEVFDVTIIGGGTTGLFAAYYATMRNLKVKLIESQDQFGGKVMQFFPEKLIYDIGGYPDVSGDTLVKQMIQQVNRHQPVMLTKTWVETIDRVDDHFVLETLDGMQHVTKAVVLATGSGTFHTKKPDNWDDLPFPEYRDSVATNLMDEDKYEGKDVVIASNNRQAIVWALHLEGKAKSVTIVNENDKLQQTREEDIQQLESSDTIAYNAATITNLVVDNEQLTAVEIKDHNGQVVKLKADYMLAYYGLALQATPFDAWDVALNKGRILVKGDMATSVPGIFAAGDVVQYEGKTNLIASGYTEAITAVNKAHKFIDPSVTEQLYSTVLYRK from the coding sequence ATGGGGCAAAATGAAGTATTTGACGTTACGATTATTGGTGGCGGTACTACTGGTTTATTTGCTGCTTATTACGCGACAATGCGGAACCTGAAAGTGAAATTAATTGAATCTCAGGATCAATTTGGCGGAAAAGTCATGCAATTTTTCCCTGAGAAATTGATCTACGATATTGGCGGATATCCAGATGTTTCTGGTGATACCTTAGTGAAACAAATGATCCAGCAGGTAAACAGACATCAACCGGTTATGTTAACTAAAACCTGGGTAGAAACGATCGATAGAGTGGACGATCATTTCGTACTAGAAACTTTAGATGGTATGCAACATGTTACCAAAGCTGTTGTTCTGGCCACTGGTTCTGGTACATTCCATACGAAAAAGCCTGACAATTGGGATGACTTACCTTTTCCTGAATACCGCGACTCGGTTGCAACCAATCTTATGGATGAAGACAAGTATGAAGGAAAAGATGTCGTCATCGCATCCAATAATCGTCAGGCAATTGTTTGGGCATTGCATCTAGAAGGGAAAGCAAAATCAGTTACAATCGTTAATGAGAATGATAAATTACAGCAGACTAGAGAAGAAGACATTCAACAATTAGAGAGTAGTGACACGATTGCTTATAACGCTGCCACGATCACCAATCTGGTTGTCGATAATGAACAATTGACAGCTGTCGAGATTAAGGATCACAATGGGCAAGTGGTGAAACTGAAAGCGGACTATATGCTTGCTTATTACGGTCTTGCCCTTCAAGCGACACCATTTGATGCTTGGGATGTAGCACTGAATAAAGGTCGTATCTTGGTAAAAGGTGATATGGCAACTAGTGTACCCGGCATTTTTGCAGCTGGCGATGTAGTTCAGTACGAAGGAAAAACAAACCTGATCGCATCCGGTTATACAGAAGCGATTACAGCGGTTAATAAAGCTCATAAATTTATCGATCCAAGTGTAACTGAACAATTGTACAGTACGGTCTTATACCGAAAGTAA
- a CDS encoding M15 family metallopeptidase: MKIRTFLIILIVFGAFYLYTQFQKYSSRPMPTELNSVVEEKMNSLITTTEERGIVIVITDGFRSEAEQNVLYQRGRSTDGQIVTYAKGGESYHNYGLAIDFALRNKNDEVIWDMDYDGNQNGESDWMEVVSVAKDLGFSWGGDFSRFKDYPHLQLDFGLSIQELQWGKRPRDVVD, encoded by the coding sequence ATGAAAATTCGCACATTTTTAATTATTTTGATCGTATTTGGCGCTTTTTATCTATATACGCAGTTTCAAAAATACAGTTCTCGACCAATGCCGACGGAACTCAACTCGGTAGTGGAAGAAAAAATGAACAGCTTAATAACGACGACAGAAGAGCGGGGGATTGTAATTGTAATCACAGATGGATTTCGTTCTGAAGCAGAACAAAACGTGCTTTACCAACGCGGAAGAAGCACGGACGGACAAATTGTCACCTATGCAAAAGGCGGAGAGTCTTATCATAATTATGGTTTAGCTATTGATTTTGCCTTACGTAATAAGAACGATGAGGTTATTTGGGACATGGATTATGACGGCAATCAGAATGGAGAAAGTGACTGGATGGAAGTTGTCAGCGTCGCCAAGGATTTAGGGTTTAGCTGGGGTGGAGACTTTTCGCGTTTCAAAGATTATCCACATTTACAACTGGACTTTGGTCTCAGCATTCAAGAACTTCAATGGGGAAAACGACCACGTGATGTGGTCGATTAA
- the ilvD gene encoding dihydroxy-acid dehydratase, which translates to MGKDLRIKSKVFDDSKRAPNRAMLRAVGVTDEDFKKPMIGVASTWSEVTPCNIHLDDLAIQAKDGARAAGGVPMIFNTITVSDGISMGTSGMRYSLPSRDVIADSIETVVGAENMDAYVAIGGCDKNIPGCLISIARSDVPAVFVYGGTIAPGYRKGEKLDIVSVFEGVGKHNNGDIDDEELRGIECNACPGAGSCGGMYTANTMATAVEALGMSLPGSSSNPAESPEKFEDCRKAGEAAYHLLEKDIYPKDILTKKAFENAITTVMALGGSTNAVLHLLAIANAAQVDITIDDFNRIQAKVPHLADLKPSGKYVMEDLHKIGGVPAVMRLLLDNGFLHGDCLTVTGKTIAENYADAPVLTDEQDIIHPLSNPYRADGPLIVLKGNLSPSGSVAKVSGVKVKRHVGPARVFENEDDATNAVMNNEINEGDVLVIRYVGPKGGPGMPEMLSISAILVGKGLGQKVALLTDGRFSGGTHGLVVGHIAPEAQSGGPIGLLQEGDMVTIDSEKKELSMDVSEEELANRRADWKAPELYKRGVLGKYAHNVSCSSLGAVTDFINRNDQ; encoded by the coding sequence ATGGGGAAAGACTTGCGTATCAAAAGTAAAGTGTTTGATGATTCAAAACGTGCTCCAAACCGTGCGATGTTACGTGCAGTTGGGGTAACAGATGAAGATTTTAAGAAACCGATGATTGGGGTAGCGAGTACATGGAGTGAAGTAACACCATGTAATATTCACTTAGATGATCTTGCCATTCAGGCGAAAGATGGTGCACGTGCTGCGGGCGGTGTTCCGATGATCTTTAATACAATTACGGTATCCGATGGTATTTCCATGGGTACATCTGGTATGCGTTATTCGTTGCCAAGTCGTGATGTCATTGCAGACTCGATTGAAACAGTAGTGGGTGCAGAGAACATGGATGCCTATGTAGCAATCGGTGGCTGTGACAAAAACATTCCGGGTTGCTTGATTTCGATTGCACGCTCTGATGTACCAGCAGTATTCGTATACGGTGGTACGATTGCACCTGGATATCGTAAGGGTGAAAAATTAGACATCGTGTCGGTTTTTGAAGGTGTTGGAAAACACAATAACGGCGATATAGATGATGAAGAGTTAAGAGGTATTGAGTGTAATGCATGTCCGGGTGCTGGTTCTTGTGGTGGTATGTACACGGCGAATACAATGGCAACAGCGGTTGAAGCGCTTGGTATGAGCTTGCCAGGAAGTTCTTCCAATCCTGCTGAATCTCCTGAGAAATTTGAAGATTGCCGCAAAGCAGGAGAAGCTGCGTATCATTTATTAGAAAAAGATATTTATCCGAAAGATATTTTAACGAAAAAAGCATTCGAGAATGCGATCACAACTGTAATGGCTTTAGGTGGTTCGACGAATGCAGTTCTTCACTTATTAGCGATTGCAAATGCAGCGCAAGTGGACATAACGATCGATGATTTTAATCGTATTCAAGCAAAAGTTCCTCACTTGGCTGACTTGAAGCCAAGTGGTAAATATGTAATGGAAGATCTTCATAAAATTGGAGGCGTACCTGCAGTTATGCGCCTTTTATTGGATAATGGATTCTTGCACGGTGACTGCTTAACGGTTACAGGTAAAACAATCGCTGAAAATTATGCGGATGCACCTGTATTAACAGATGAGCAAGATATTATCCACCCACTTAGCAATCCATATCGTGCAGACGGTCCATTAATTGTCCTAAAAGGTAATTTATCACCAAGCGGTTCCGTTGCTAAGGTATCGGGTGTAAAGGTTAAACGGCATGTTGGTCCTGCGCGCGTATTTGAGAATGAAGACGACGCAACAAATGCTGTAATGAATAATGAAATTAATGAAGGTGACGTATTAGTTATTCGTTATGTAGGACCTAAAGGTGGACCAGGTATGCCAGAGATGCTGTCTATCTCCGCAATCCTTGTCGGTAAAGGACTTGGCCAAAAGGTAGCATTATTAACGGATGGTCGTTTCTCAGGTGGTACGCATGGACTTGTAGTAGGACACATCGCACCTGAAGCACAATCCGGTGGACCAATCGGTTTATTGCAGGAAGGTGACATGGTAACGATCGATTCAGAGAAAAAAGAGCTGTCAATGGACGTATCCGAAGAAGAACTAGCAAACAGACGTGCAGACTGGAAAGCACCAGAATTGTACAAACGCGGTGTCTTAGGTAAATATGCACACAATGTATCCTGTTCCTCACTGGGAGCCGTTACAGACTTTATCAACAGAAACGATCAATAA